The proteins below are encoded in one region of Desulfobacterales bacterium:
- a CDS encoding penicillin-binding protein activator, which produces MKRLFLVLALSGLLACTACVPKGVVPGVFEKEKPGAELLRKAESSFKEERLDAAFSFYQQYISQYPDGEMMPKALVQMGIIKGRQEKYAQAVSHFKEVMNKHPQSDYAGQAGVEMLSVLYDAGDFEAVIRRSAAVFSYELSREAYVRAGLSVGDAYMALDLPREAYFAFLKAFDRAKKKKAEKEVLPRLKAAISRLSTETLKPELARLDGRPPSGYLTYHMAKNYADVGNLGDAMATWADFLDRYPDHELAEAAKERLEEIKASGAADQINIGCLLPLTGRYAAYGKQALHGLEMALSISGQNASSRPIHLIVADTASDPEQAIKAVEELNEKRVTAIIGPIATSEAAAKAAQEHGIPIITLTQSSGVPEIGEFVFRNFITPQMQVRTLARYAAETLDIDRFAVLYPDENYGETFMNLFWDELLARKASVVGLEDYNPAHTDFSDSIKKLAGLYYDVPADIEAKTRIGPLEWQPSPFEALWGIGWEDSGPDAESRNEAGLAPYIRGLLGDRILDPEEEPEPIVDFKAVFIPDSPEKAGLIIPQLAYYDINEVYLLGTNLWHSDQFIEMARRYVQGAICPSGFYAESRSDAVRRFVDEFRRVYGEEPDFFEAIGFDTAMMLIDLLDRSPYFGRTYIREQLPAMPPYDGITGKTRFDDTGEVIKELYLLKVSGRRFVEISF; this is translated from the coding sequence ATGAAGCGATTATTCCTTGTATTGGCCTTAAGCGGGCTGCTTGCCTGCACCGCTTGTGTGCCCAAAGGGGTTGTGCCGGGGGTGTTTGAGAAGGAAAAGCCCGGGGCGGAGCTTTTGCGCAAAGCCGAGTCCAGTTTTAAAGAAGAGCGCTTGGATGCGGCGTTTTCCTTCTACCAGCAGTACATCTCTCAGTATCCGGACGGGGAAATGATGCCAAAGGCCCTTGTTCAGATGGGGATTATCAAAGGCCGGCAGGAAAAGTATGCCCAGGCGGTCTCGCATTTCAAAGAGGTAATGAATAAGCACCCCCAGTCAGATTATGCGGGGCAGGCCGGCGTAGAAATGCTTTCGGTTTTATACGATGCCGGGGATTTTGAGGCGGTTATCCGCCGGTCGGCCGCGGTTTTTTCGTATGAGCTTTCCCGGGAAGCATATGTCCGGGCCGGTTTGAGTGTCGGGGATGCGTATATGGCCCTGGATTTGCCCAGGGAGGCCTACTTTGCGTTTTTGAAAGCCTTTGACCGGGCCAAAAAGAAAAAGGCGGAAAAAGAAGTTTTGCCCCGGCTCAAAGCCGCGATCAGCCGGCTGTCCACGGAGACATTAAAGCCGGAGTTGGCCCGCCTGGATGGCCGCCCGCCCAGCGGTTATCTCACGTATCATATGGCAAAAAATTATGCGGATGTAGGAAATCTGGGGGATGCCATGGCCACATGGGCCGATTTTCTGGATCGCTACCCGGATCATGAACTGGCAGAGGCCGCAAAAGAGCGGCTGGAGGAGATCAAAGCCTCAGGCGCGGCCGATCAGATAAATATCGGCTGCCTTCTCCCGCTTACCGGCAGATACGCGGCTTATGGCAAGCAGGCGCTTCATGGCCTGGAAATGGCGCTTTCCATTTCCGGGCAAAACGCGTCGAGCCGGCCGATTCATTTGATTGTGGCAGACACCGCCTCGGATCCGGAGCAGGCCATAAAAGCGGTTGAGGAATTAAACGAAAAGCGGGTAACCGCAATTATCGGGCCGATTGCCACAAGTGAGGCGGCTGCAAAGGCCGCCCAGGAACACGGCATCCCCATTATTACGCTCACCCAGTCCTCAGGCGTCCCGGAGATCGGGGAGTTTGTTTTCAGAAATTTTATCACCCCTCAAATGCAGGTGCGCACGCTTGCCAGGTACGCAGCCGAAACCCTGGACATTGATCGCTTTGCGGTGCTTTATCCGGATGAGAATTATGGCGAGACATTCATGAACCTGTTCTGGGATGAGCTCCTGGCCAGAAAGGCGTCGGTGGTCGGGCTCGAGGATTACAACCCGGCGCATACGGACTTTTCCGATTCGATTAAAAAATTGGCGGGCCTTTACTATGACGTGCCCGCAGACATTGAAGCAAAAACCCGGATCGGACCGCTCGAATGGCAGCCGTCACCGTTTGAGGCATTGTGGGGAATCGGCTGGGAGGACAGCGGGCCTGATGCAGAAAGCCGCAATGAAGCGGGCCTCGCCCCGTATATTCGCGGCTTATTGGGTGATCGTATTTTAGACCCGGAGGAAGAGCCTGAACCCATTGTGGATTTTAAGGCCGTATTCATCCCGGATTCCCCGGAAAAGGCGGGCCTGATCATCCCGCAGCTGGCATATTACGATATTAATGAGGTTTATTTACTGGGTACCAACCTGTGGCATTCGGATCAGTTCATAGAGATGGCGCGCCGGTATGTTCAGGGCGCCATCTGTCCGTCCGGTTTTTATGCGGAAAGCCGCTCAGATGCGGTAAGGCGTTTTGTCGATGAATTTAGAAGGGTTTATGGGGAAGAACCTGATTTTTTTGAGGCCATCGGTTTTGATACGGCCATGATGCTGATCGATCTGCTGGATCGCTCCCCGTATTTCGGCAGGACCTATATCCGGGAGCAGCTCCCGGCAATGCCGCCCTACGACGGCATTACCGGCAAAACCCGGTTTGATGACACGGGTGAGGTGATTAAGGAATTGTATCTGTTGAAAGTGAGCGGGCGGCGGTTTGTTGAGATTAGTTTTTAA
- a CDS encoding type II toxin-antitoxin system HicB family antitoxin, translating to MSKEFYVVIEKDEDGFYVGEVPGLKGCYSQGKSIEELMKNMREVIELCIEDEPFAQGEFVGVQKVSIEHDPANAQG from the coding sequence ATGAGCAAAGAATTTTATGTGGTCATAGAAAAAGACGAAGACGGCTTCTATGTCGGTGAGGTTCCGGGATTGAAAGGCTGTTACTCTCAAGGCAAAAGCATTGAAGAGCTGATGAAAAACATGCGGGAAGTAATCGAACTCTGCATTGAAGATGAGCCGTTTGCCCAGGGTGAGTTTGTCGGCGTTCAAAAAGTGAGCATTGAACATGACCCTGCCAATGCTCAAGGCTAG
- a CDS encoding DUF4124 domain-containing protein, with product MKIRNILITLTALIACLWFTLPAQAEFYQYTDDKGVVHYTDDYSTIPEPYQSQVDAHPETPKDSPAQAGGTEEKSIGQTAPAEDQTAERVPGETASGQTEAAEEKESSSAAGDQLTRQREELVEKKEQLDQQYEALLEKKQAIESSREEMSDDEEIKAYNQKVQTLNEKINQYHEKESALKSKIEEYNQRIRE from the coding sequence ATGAAGATTCGAAATATCCTTATTACCCTGACAGCACTCATTGCCTGCCTGTGGTTCACATTGCCGGCGCAGGCGGAATTTTACCAGTATACGGATGACAAGGGAGTTGTGCACTATACAGACGATTACAGCACAATTCCGGAGCCGTATCAATCACAGGTTGACGCTCATCCGGAAACCCCGAAAGACAGCCCTGCTCAGGCAGGAGGCACGGAAGAGAAAAGCATCGGGCAAACCGCCCCGGCTGAGGATCAAACAGCGGAGAGGGTGCCGGGGGAAACGGCATCAGGGCAAACCGAAGCCGCGGAAGAGAAAGAGTCCTCATCGGCCGCCGGTGACCAGCTCACCCGGCAGCGCGAAGAGCTGGTCGAAAAAAAGGAACAGCTTGATCAGCAATATGAGGCACTTTTAGAAAAAAAGCAAGCGATCGAATCATCCCGCGAAGAAATGAGCGATGACGAGGAAATCAAGGCCTACAATCAAAAAGTTCAGACGTTAAACGAAAAAATCAACCAGTACCACGAAAAAGAAAGCGCCCTGAAATCAAAAATTGAGGAATACAACCAGCGGATCAGAGAATAA
- a CDS encoding M12 family metallo-peptidase: MEIPENRFYRLRSMGCSLAVLLFILFAAAPAAPSTTIDIMLVYDTTATSWVAQNGGLTAFSQDTVNRLNLSLQNSEVDISFRLVHSVAVDYTHENVETENGTDYNLDTDLNAITYGDGAFAEVHTLRDDYGADVVALLVDTGTPYGWVGVGWLLSYPGGSPGYAFTASAIQSVAISTTLDHEIGHNLGADHAKDQKSYPGPNKALASYSAGWYFPGTKSAGYHTIMAYSDKDGNGYPDYQSAPLFSTPLVTYEGTPAGDAADGDNARLLCETMDAVADYRDSMGTLQVAIEPAEACADGARWRRAGTEIWLSSDETEWDLPAGDYTIEFKAVTGWDKPADQGVTVLCGQTTTETGQYTLPGAKPKFMPWIPLLLKDD, from the coding sequence ATGGAAATACCTGAAAATAGATTTTACCGGCTGCGCAGCATGGGATGTTCATTGGCCGTTCTCCTGTTCATATTATTTGCAGCCGCGCCTGCCGCCCCATCGACAACCATCGACATTATGCTGGTCTATGATACCACCGCCACCTCATGGGTTGCGCAAAACGGGGGGTTGACGGCATTTTCGCAGGATACCGTCAACCGCCTGAATTTGAGCCTCCAGAACAGTGAGGTGGACATTTCGTTCCGGCTGGTTCACTCGGTGGCCGTGGATTATACGCATGAGAATGTAGAAACCGAAAACGGAACTGACTATAATCTTGATACTGATTTGAATGCAATAACATACGGAGATGGGGCTTTTGCAGAGGTACATACCCTGAGGGATGACTACGGCGCCGATGTGGTGGCTCTGCTCGTGGATACGGGAACCCCTTACGGATGGGTCGGCGTTGGCTGGCTGCTTTCATACCCCGGCGGTAGTCCGGGCTACGCATTTACCGCCAGTGCCATTCAGTCCGTGGCCATCAGCACGACACTGGACCATGAGATAGGTCACAATCTGGGCGCAGATCATGCAAAGGATCAGAAAAGTTATCCAGGACCTAACAAGGCGCTTGCTTCTTATTCGGCAGGGTGGTATTTTCCGGGCACCAAGAGCGCGGGGTACCACACTATTATGGCATATAGTGATAAAGATGGGAACGGATATCCAGATTACCAGAGTGCGCCCCTGTTTTCAACGCCCCTGGTGACCTATGAGGGCACGCCTGCCGGTGATGCGGCTGACGGCGACAATGCACGGCTTCTTTGCGAGACAATGGATGCGGTCGCGGATTATCGGGATTCTATGGGCACTCTGCAGGTGGCCATCGAACCTGCTGAGGCCTGTGCTGACGGGGCCCGGTGGCGCCGTGCCGGCACAGAGATATGGCTAAGCAGCGACGAAACGGAATGGGATTTGCCGGCGGGCGATTATACAATAGAATTCAAGGCCGTCACCGGCTGGGATAAGCCGGCTGATCAAGGGGTAACGGTTCTCTGCGGCCAAACCACAACAGAAACGGGACAATATACCCTGCCCGGAGCCAAACCAAAATTTATGCCCTGGATACCATTGCTTCTCAAGGATGATTAA